The Aneurinibacillus migulanus genome contains the following window.
GTTGTTACGTCTATACTTATGTTTTTTCTTTATTAAGCACGTCTATCGGACTGGTCATTGAATATCCCGATGTCGAATAGCTTCCTTGAAAAAAGCACATGGTACATCTCAAAAAGACGTGCCATGTGCTTTCTATGAGTTAGATTATATTCGTAGTAACAAGTTTGCGAACAGAGCAGCTCGTTTAGAAAGAGTATCGATAAGAACATGCTCGTTCTCGGCATGAAGTCCTTCGCCTTCACAGCCAAGTCCATCCAAAGTGGGAATGCCAAGTGCAGCAGTGAAGTTGCCGTCGCTTCCACCGCCAACCGCTGCCTCATCAAGCTCGAAGCCGAGCTCGGAAGCGATGGAGCGGGCTGTATGAAAAAGCTCGCCTATTTGCTCGGTACGTTCCATCGGCGGACGATTCACTTCACCTGTTACTTCGATTGTTGTACCTTCCAATATCGGTTTTAATCCCAGGATTAAAGAACTTACCCGGTCTGCTTCTTCAAGGGATGATATACGCAGGTCGATGTCCGCTTCTGCATATTCGGGCACTACATTGCTGCCGGTTCCGCCTTTGACTACCCCGACATTTACAGTTGACCCTTTTTCATAGTCGGTGAGTTCCTGCAAAACAATCGTTTGTCGGGCCAATTCTTCAACTGCGCTGATGCCGTCACTATGATGGTTTCCGGAATGCGCTGCACGTCCCCATACTTTCAGTTTAAAGATGCCAACGCCTTTGCGGGCTGTTTTTAAGGCGCCGGTTTTGGCTACTGCCGCTTCTGCGACCAATACAACTTCACTCTTGCGAGCTTCTTCTTCGATATATTTTCTTGAATGAATCGAACCGATTTCCTCGTCAGAATTACAAAGAAAAACAATTTTCTTATCCATGGATATGCCAAGTTCCTGTATTGCCTTAACGGCCCAAATAGCTTGGACAATTCCACCTTTCATATCGAGAATGCCCGGCCCATATGCTTTATTGCCTTCCACACGGTAATTTAACCGGCCCTTCTCCCATACGGTATCAAAGTGACCGATGATTAAAATTTGCTTCTCGCCATCTCCGATGGTGAATTTGAGATGATTTCCTACTTCTTTTTCTTCGAATATTTCAGGTGTAACGCCTAGGTGCTTCTGAAAAAGCTCCTGTAGATAGAGCCCGCATTCGTCAACAAGCGCTTTGTCCCGGGAAGGCGATTCCTTTTTAACGAACTCTTTCAGATCCTGTAGAATTTCCTGTTCGCCATCTTGTAGATAGTTTAAAATTTTTGTTGTAGCATCAACCATATTTGTTCTCTCCCTTCTATAAAGTAAAACTTCTATTAGTGGGCCAGTTTCTTGTTTTTCTTATGTTTTTCTCTTATAACGGCCCAGATTAAGAGAATGGCAAAGCAAAATATATATTTTGTTTCAAAAAGCAAAAAGCTTGCCAATCCACTTTTTGAGATGATTTTCATTTTTAAACCTGTATGTGTTTTTATTTGGGTTTATTTTTAGGTTATTTATTTTCCTATAAACAATCCATAAAGGGGTAGAAAGACACAAAATAGCCCATTTTTCGCTGTTTTGTGGGTTGATTTTCTTGGCATAACATTTGCACAAAGTTGAGAATTATGAATTTAGGCATATCAAACACTGAAAGGGAGGGGGAGCACAAAAGATACGTCCAAAGTGAGGAAAAGGATGGTAAGCAAAGTCTTATTATTAAATGAACAAAGAAATACTATATAGGAGGGGGCATGATTTCATGCAATCAACAGCTACAAAACTAGACAACAATGTAAAGAAAAAAAGCTTTCTACGTCCCGATGCATACGTGCTATTATTTTATGTTTTAATTATTTGTGCCATCGCTACCTATATTGTTCCTTCAGGTGCATTCGATCGGGTTAAAAAAGACGATATTACGATGACAGTGCCCGGAAGCTACCATGCCGTAGAGGCGAGTCCGATTAATTTCGTCGAATTCTTTACCGCCATTCAAACCGGCATGGTTAAAGGAGCACCACTTATTTTCCTTATTTTATTTACGGGCGGCGCGCTAGCCGTTGTCGACAAAACGGGAGCCATTGATACGTTTCTCAGAAATATCATTATCAAGTGTAAAGATAGACTCCTTCTGTTGATTATACCTGTATGCTTAATGTTTTCTGTTCTAGGAACGACCGGTATTATTGTTAATTCCGTTATCGCTTTTATTCCGCTTGGTGTCATGATAGCAAGAAGGCTAAAAATTGATGCAGTTTTTGGCGTTTCTCTTATTTATCTAGGTACATATGCCGGCTGGAATGCATCTATTATCAGTCCGCAAACGGTCGGTCTGTCACAGCGTATCGCCGAACTCCCGCTTCTGTCCGGAATCGGCTTTCGAATTGTCATTTATCTGGCTTTCCTTATTGCTACAATCATTTATCTTTACCGTTATGCTAAAAAAGTGCAAAAGGACTCTGCAAAAAGCGTATTAGGCTTGGAGATTTTCCCTAATTCTTTAGGTGAGAGCAACGAAGAGGTCAATAATCAGGTACGTCTTTCTTCCCAACAAAAACTAATTCTGGCCTTTGCGTCGCTTTCTCTTGTAGGCTTTATTATATGTACGCTGATTTTTAAATGGTCTGAAAATGAAATGGCAGGTCTGTTTATCTTTATTGCGATTGGTTCCGGCCTGATTGCCCGCATGGGTGCGAACGAGATCGCTAAGACATTCATGCAGGGATGCCAAAAGCTTGTTTACGGAGCGTTAATTGTAGGAATGGCACGGGCTGTCGTTATTATTCTAGAAGACGGGCAGCTGCTGGATACGATCGTAAACGGACTTGCAACCTTGTTGGCGCCTCTATCTCCGATGACAGGAGCTGTCGGCATGTTTATCGGAAGTGCGGCTCTGCACTTTTTGATTTCTTCGGGTTCGGGAGAAGCTGCAATGCTGGTTCCAATTCTCGTTCCACTAGCTGACTTATTAGATATTACCCGCCAAGTTGCTGTACAGTCTGTCTTGTTTGGAGAAGGGGTCGTTAACTGTATTAATCCTACATCCGGCGTATTGATGGCGATTCTTGCCGTCAGCGGGATTTCGTATGGAAAATGGTTGCGGTTCATGGTCCCACTAGCTGGAATCTGGACTATTCTTTCCGTTATTTTCTTAATTATAGGTGTCTTGATGAACTGGGGACCTTTCTAAGCAGTTCCAAAGAGTAGGGACTTGAAATAACATGCAAAGTATTTTACTATCAGTAAAATACGTTATGTGTGAGGTAAGGGGAGAGGTATGAAGAAGCCAGGTATTCTGCTCGTAACACGCAGTCAGAAGGTTTGCAAGACTTTTGAGAACAACCTAAACATGTTTTTCGGTTCCAAAATACAAATATATTTCCATCATGAGCATCACCCGGTGGATCAGGAAACGATGGACAAGGTAGACCTGGTTCTCCTCTCTACCGGCGGTTTGCCGGAGAATTTACCAAAGATTAGAGAGGGTGTCCCTACTCTCGTTGCAAGAAGAACGATTCATTTACCGAACTTAGAGCAATTAATGGATTTGGCCCCGGGAACGAGGGCCCTTTTTGTTACGAACAATCAGGAAATCGTTAGAGATTCGATTGCGCTTTTGCAATGCTTCGGCTTTTCGCATCTTCATTTTATCCCGTATGTTCCGGGAGAAGATACACCAGTGCCGGACAAAGCTGATGTCGATCTTGCGATTACTCTCGGGTTGCCTGAACTTGTACCTGAAACGATCAAAACGATTATTGATTTGGAAAATCGCCCGATTGATTTGACCACGATCCTCGATATTGCACGTTTGTTACACCTTTCCGTAGAGAAGGCTCATTTCTATACAGCTGAGTTTTTGCGGGACTTTGTCCAATTAGGAAGAAGCCTAGCCATCTCGGTAAATAACGAAAGACGGTTAAAGCAAGAACTAGCATCCATTCTGGATGCGGTTCATGAGGGAATCATCGGGATAGATGAACAAGGCCGTATTACAGTTTTCAATGAAGACGCCGAAAAAATCCTCAAGCTTTCGGCCAAGAATTGTATCGGCAAAACCTTCGATGAAGTCATTCCTGATTTCAATGTACAGGAGGTTTTTCGTTCTCATACTGAAGTACTGGACCAGGTGCTAGAGACGCGTAATCTTCATCTGCTTATTACTAAAATTCCGATGATGCTGGACGGACAGTTTATGGGAGCGGTTGTAACATTTCAGGATGTAACCAAGGTTCAGCGAATTGAACAGGAAATTCGCAAAAAGAGCATCCATCTTGGCTTAACGACCAAGTATTCTTTCCGTAGCATTATCGGTGTGAGCCCATCGATTGCTTTGGCCAAGCAGACGGCCATGAAGCTTTCGAAAAGCGACTTTACAGTACTCATAACAGGGGAGAATGGTACAGGCAAAGAGGTATTCGCCCAGGCGATTCATCAGGCATCCCTTCGGAGCGATGGTCCTTTTGTTCCGGTTAACTTTGCTGGCCTAACGGAGAGTTTAGCTGAAAGCGAGTTATTCGGTTATGAAGAAGGAGCTTTTACGGGAGCGCGGAAGGGAGGGAAAATGGGTTTATTTGAGCTAGCGCACAATGGCACCATTTTCCTTGATGAAATTGGAGATGCCCCCCTTAGCATTCAGGCTTCCCTTCTGCGCGTTCTCCAAGAGCGTCAAGTTATGCGAATCGGTGGAAATCGGGTTATTCCCGTAAATGTCAGGGTCATTGCTGCCACCAATCGAAATTTAATGGATATGGTCCGAAAAGGCACGTTTCGTGAGGATTTATATTATCGGCTCAATGTGTTGCCGCTTCATATTCCTTGCCTGCGGGAGCGCCGGGAAGATTTCTTTATATTGATTGATTATTTTTTGAAAAACAAAAATAAAGAGCTTGTATTCAATGAGGAAGCAAGAAATATTCTCCTGCACTACAATTGGCCGGGAAATATTCGTGAATTGGAGAATTTCATCAACTATTTGATGGTCATTGTTGAAGATAACCAGGTAAGGCCGGAACATATTCCGGAGCGGATTGCGAATGTACAGGCTCAACGTATTACAGGGGCCGATGAATCAGCTGCGGCGCCACTAATAGAGGAAGTGAAAAACATTATTTTCGTTCTAAGCCATCACGGTTCCTTGGCGGATTATGAGGATATTCTCGATATTTTATGGATGTGTAGCAAGCGGCAGGAACGAATCGGACGAAAGATGCTGCAGTCCATGCTTCCCAGACCGTTATCGGAAGCGCAAATTCGCGGCAAGCTTTCCGTACTTAACCGTTGGGGCTGTATTACGGTCGGCATAAAAAAACAAGGATCACAGATTACTTCGCTCGGAATACAGGTGCTTCAAAGCATCAAGGAGGAGCAAAAGCATCTGGCAGATCAGGCGTAAAAAATTCACCGCTAAGGTTGGCAATAGCCTGTAGTGGTGAATTTTTTGATAGGATGATTCATGTTTTGCAAGGTACATCTTTCCTGGTGATCAAATGGTGTAGTGTGTCTTCCGCTAACTAGCGATGAGGTTACGGTTTTTTCCGGCGTAAGGGTGTCGAATTTATAATGTAATAGCTGATAATTAAAACAAGAATCACGCAAGCGTATAGTAGCGTGTGCAGTGGATTATCATGATGGACGATAATGAGACGGGTCATTGCTGTAATCCCGATATACAGAAAGTAGCGAAGCGGGAAATGGTAGTTTTCCTGAAAATACTTTGCAATCATGGCGATGAATTCAAAGTACAGGAAGAAAACGAGGATACGCTCAAGCAGTTGATGAATGGGAGCTTCATTGCGCAAAATGAAGAACTGAATGAAGTATACAATTTCTTTTAGAAGCAAAATGCATAAAATCCCTACCAGAAAAACCAGTGCTGTATTTAATATAAACTGTAGCACAGTAGGAATACTGATAGTTAACCTCACATTTTTACCTTGTGATATCATCCATATCCCTCCTGAATAGCGTTCTGCTTTTCATTATGGCAAAAAGCGTAAGGGAATGTATTAAAATGTATAAAGCTTCATTAGAATTTAACAATGTTATATTTATGTAAGGAAGCTTTGTTACACGCTTTCAATGCTGCCTTCCTATATAAATTACACTTGATAGTTTGACAGGGTAGCGTGGTTGGAAGTAGGCGATTTATCAAATCAGATGTATATAGTTACTTTGCGCAGGATTTTTCGAAGACATGATATATGCTCGCGATAAATCCGCCATAAAATATGATAGTAAAAGCGGTGCTAAACCACGAAAACTCCGTATCCATGAAAACTCCGACACCCATGAAGAGGGCTGCGGTGATGAAGATAATTCCCAGTCCTCTCTGCCTCTCTCGATAGTATACGACTCCGTTTAGAAGCAATCCTAGGCTCAATGAGAGGAGCGCCCATTCAGATAAACGCAAGTAGCCGTATGTTTTCATCATAAGGTGGGGGGATGTGGAAGATTTCTGTATAAAAATGAGCAGTAGAGCTAGGAATAAAAAGAAACCCGGAACAAGATGGAGTACTTTCAGTTTTTTCACTTTCAGCTACCTTTCTTAGCAAATCTTAATATTTAATATACTATACAAGTGTGCTGATTATCCAGTATCATCCAGATTGCATAGACACCAACAACGGGCTCCAAACGGGCGTCGGTTGTTGGTGTCTCTTCCTCTCTCAAGAAATCAACACCCTTGTAGATAATTAATGGATGTGATTGTTTATTAATGCGGATACGGATCGTCATACCGGGCTTTCTCGTTTATTACATCGACAAGTTTGCGGTACGCATCATGTATTTCTTGTTCAGTTGCATTTTCGTTGGCGATGACGGTCTCGGCGTGGGCAATAGCTTCGGCAAAAGCATCGCGCAGTGTAGGAGGATATTGATAAGGGTTTTTCTTTATCTCTTCCCATTCGAATGTAGCAATGCGAAGTTGAGTAATTAATTCCCATTTATCAGCAGGCAGCGCGTGCTGGCTAGCATAGAAACTGGTCTGTACAGTGTACAAGGAATGGATGGCTTTATCGATTTCGCCTCTTGCAGCTCGCTTTTTCCCGGCTGTTTGTTTAGCCTGAATGATTGTCTTGCGTAATGTTTTTATAGATTCTGTTGGGAATTCTCCTTCCATATCTCCGGCATGGGAGGCGGAAAGTTCGGCTTCAGCATGCTGTATGGCTTCTTGTAGCCATGCGTAGTCGGAAGGCGATGCTTCTGTTTTGCGGTAACGAGTAAGCACTTCTTCAGGTATCGCATCAGGCGTTCCTGATTGGCTGTAAGGTAAGGAGCCCCATTTATTAATTTTCTGACCTTCTTCGTTTTCTACTTGAACATTAAAGTGCACACCGCTTACGGACTCTGCTATGACGGTGCTATCTTGTACGCCAAAGGTGTCCTTAGGCAAGAGAATCGTAAGGCGGGTTCCACTCCCGTCTTTACCTGTTATGGCTCCGTCTTTATCAGTGTCGAAACGGACTGGCTGTGCGAGTATTTTTGCAGTTGACGGCAGCTGTTTCCCTGCAATCCAATATTTCTCTCTTGCAATAGCATTCTTGGAAAGAATGGTGTTAAATTGGAGAACGATTACATCTTCTTCTGCTTCTGGCGTTTGATCGGCGTTCACGTTGTCGATGGCTGTACCCCAGACCAGAGCAGGGAGTTCCAAGCGTTTACTCGCTCTAAGAACGGATTCTCTGATAGTGATGGAATAGGTTTGTGTATCACTCTTGTTGCCCACATCGTCTGAGAGGTTACGGACAAGCAGCTCCCAACTTCCAGGATGTCGGGTGACTTCGTCTGGTAAGGTCAGTGTATAGGTCATGTCGTCCTTGGCAGTAATGAAACCGATAACTGATGTCGGTATACGCGCTCCAGATTTTGGTGAAACAAATTCGAAGACAGGTGAAGGCACCGAGCTCTCTTTGATTGAAGGCGTAAGATACTTGGTAGCCCCTGGGATCTGCACAGGTTCATCAAAAGTAACTTCGAGCGTCTCTTGGCCTGGAATTGCACTGAATGCGGGAGCGATTTTGGCGATCCTGGGTGGCTGTGTATCGGCGGTCAAAGTGAATTCGTGCATGATATCAGTCTGATTTGTCATGCCGCTTCCCAAATCCTTCGCCTTTCCTCCCAATAACGTAATACGTATGCGATTGTGTCCGGTAGCGTCATAACTAGGAGCACCATCTTCATCTTGCAGGATACGTGACCAATCTTTTTTTAGATGCAGGTAGTATGTTAGGAATCCCTCATGCTCAATCACAATATCTTCAATCGGCCGTACACGTTCTGTCGTCCACTTGGGATTTCCGTTTTCATCCCAACCACTCTGCCTCTCAAATCGGATCACTTCATTTTGGAGGGGAAAACCCCAGCCGTGCAAGGAAACGGTTTCCGAAGGGAAATGGAGTGCGAATTGTTCTGGTGACTGCATACTAAATTCCGGCATCGGTTCCGTCAATTTTGGGGAGACGAAGATAATCTCTACACCATGCAAGCGCCTTCCGGTTCGCTGTCCCGCATAATCAGCGATACCAAATCCCTCCAGTTTATTCATCTCGCCTGGTGGAAGGTAGCGTGAACGTCCTTCATAGTTCAGCTCCAGCACAGCAAAACGACGGAAATCACCTGAAAGACGACTTTCTGCTGTTTCTGGTTTTGCCTGTGTGAGACGTCCGTAAATTTCGTGCCCATTCATTTTCCAGAATTCGAATCCTGCATTGCGGGTACCGGTATAAATCGGTTCGTCGAATTCGAGCAGGAACGAACCGCTTCCCGTTTGCTGTGTGCTTTTGAGTGCCGGAAGTTTCGTATCTTTGAGAACAAAGGACGCATAGCTGAATGCAAATGCTGGATTTTGCCGTAAGTCGCGAATTCCCGCCGTTATAAGGGCTGACTCTTCGGGTGCCTGATCCTGAGCGAAGCCAATACGTAACACGCGGGAGGATTCCTGGGCAAGATACTGTACGGGGATGCTTTTACCCCGGCTGGTTACTTCCAAAAGAAGGTCTTTATCAAGCCAAGCCTGACGCAAAGCGTTGAAGTCAAAAGGACGGGAAAATGTAATGTATATATCGCTTGCCCGATCGGAAGCTACTTTTGTGATTTTATTGGCAGACTGTCGTTTACGTATTTCCTGTAGAAGACGATCAATCTTTTGATTGAGAATAATCCGCCATTTTTTCTCAGGATCAAGAACAGTTTCCAACCGCTTCAATAAAGCAATAACCGAGTCTGGGGTAAGCCCATAGCGTTTGAGATCGTTTGCCAGCGGTTGATGCTCCGTTTTTTGAAGCGTTTCTGTGAACACTTCCATGAGTACAGCTTCGATGGGGCGTGTCCGATCGGCGAGCGCATCCTCCGTAAGCTTCTCTACGACAAGGTGAGCGGCATCTTCCGAGAAGACACGAAGTTCCTCGCTAATACTGTTTCTATCGAACAGTATAGCAAGTGTGCCTGCATTTCTATGCTCCAATGCTTTTATAGTAGATGCATCACCTCCACTCCCCAGTATAAGAGCGAAGTCACGAAGCAGGAGTGCGGCCTGTACTTTGGAAAGCCCCTTCTTTTCTGCTTCGGCGAAAAAGAACGATAGTTCGTTCAATGAAGTCAGCTTTTCGGGCTGCATGTCCTCGTTGTTCGGCACAGGAGTGACAGGAGTGGTAAGTGCATGTACCGGAGCAGGTATTGCTAGCGCTAAAAAAAGGAGAGTAAGGGAAAGACGTTGTAAGATAAATGGGAAACGGTGCATACAATCCTCCTTAAAAATCATTACTTGCTTATATTGTAAGAAGAAAGAAAAGATTGAAAATGGTTCATTCTCACTCTCTTTATAGCCTGAATAGGTGCTAAGATACAAAAGGGAAAATAGATATGATGAATAGTGAACACAGGAAAGTGATCGTATAAAGAAGCAGACGTGAGTATACTTGAGTAAAAAAGGATACCGAAGATAAAAAACATGAAGGAAGGGGAACGATGATGCATCAACAAGATGATAGCAAAGAAGCAGTGAAGCAACAGTTTGCTCAACATGCGGAGAAGTATGTGGCCAGTGAATCACATGCAAAAGGCGGTGATTTGGTCTTGTTAGCAGAGTGGTTACATCCGCATTCGACATGGGTGATGCTTGATGTGGCAACGGGGGGAGGACATGTAGCAAAGACATTATCTCCGTATGTCGGGCATGTATTTGCCACAGATTTGACACCCCGAATGCTGACGCGGGCTGCCGAGCATTTACGTCCAGAGCACCCGAATATATGGTATGTAGTGGCGGATGCTGAAGCGCTTCCGTTCTTAGATGAGACATTTGATGCAGTAACGTGTCGTATCGCTCCCCATCACTTTCCCCGACCAGAGCAATTTGTCCGCGAGGTAGCACGCGTATTAAAGCCAGGTGGAAGATTTTTAATGATTGATAACGTGGCACCTGCAGGTAAACAGCTAGATTTGTTTATGAACAAAGTAGAGAAAGCAAGAGATGAGAGCCATGTACGCTGCTTATCGATAGAAGAGTGGAGAGGGCTTTTTACAGCGGCTGGTTTAACGGAGCGAAGGGAGTCATTGCGTAGGAAAACGTACGATTTTCCGGTATGGGTAGCGCGTATGGCACGCGATACAAAGCAAATCGAAGCAGTGGAAACGTTACTGATAGACGCAGCGGACGAGATGAAGCAATACTTCGCGGTGAAGATACAGGATGGAAAGGTTATATCCCTACAGGTCGACGAATGGATGGTTTTATTGGAGAAATAGTATAGCAACAAAGAGCGCTTGAGTGATGCAGGCGCTTTTTTTGTGGAGCGTGTGGCATAGAGAGAATCAGACCGGCAATGCTTGCGAGCTTTTCTTATTAATATGGTATACTTTTTGCTTATATTATACAGAGTAACAATTTAACAAAAATTGAGGAGAGATATTGTGTCGGCGAAAAGAAAGATGTTTCTGGCTAATGCTGCGCTGCTTGGCGTGGCGATTTCATGGGGCTATACATTTGTCCTAACGAAAGATTTGCTGGAGGAGATACCGCCGTTTTATTTTCTTGGTACCCGCTTCCTGCTTGCGGCCCTGCTTCTTCTGCCATTAGTGTGGAGAAGTCTGAAACGAACCGGTTGGCAGGTATGGAAAATGGGGATTGGCTGCGGCATAGCGCTCTGGGCAGCCTTTACGCTTCAAGTCATTGGAATTGATTTAACGACGCCTGGAAAAGCAGGGGTAATTACAGGCACGATGGTGGTGCTGGTTCCATTCCTATACTTTGCCTGGGCGCGTATCCCGATGCAGCCAGGGCCAGTGCTTGGAAGTCTTTGTGCATTTAGTGGGCTTGTTCTTCTTTCGTGGGACGGAGGCTGGTCAGGGGTTAATCTCGGGGATGTAATCACATTTGGTGGCGCCATTTTTTTTGCGATTCATATGGTTATGGTAGATCGTTCATATAATCGTGATGTTACATTTGATGCGCTTGTATTCGTCATGATCCAATTACTAATAGTAGGCATTATCGACACAGGGATTGCTGCTTTCATCGAACCGTTTCCAGCTCTGGGCAATATTTCACCATACGGATGGTTCGCATACGGTTTCGATTTGCTCTTTGGAACCCTTTTGGCCTATATTGTACAGGTAAAAGCACAGAAGCATTCACCACCGACACATGTTAGCCTATTGCTCGCGTTCGAGCCGGTATTTGCATTCGTTTTCTCCTGGCTGTTATGGGGAGAAGCAGTTAGCGCCGCTATCATTACGGGCGTGTTTTTGATTTTATCTGGTATTTTCGTGACGGAGGGCTTTGATATGCTGCGTGCGAAAAGCAAATCTCCCGCTCCTGAACTCAAACGTTCTTCTTGATTTATCCCGGTCTAACAGGCAGTAAGCCCTTCACTGGGAAAGGCAGAACCGTAAGCTGATATAAGTTTTACTTTATATGGCACAAAGGCCGGCTTCTTTAATTAAGAGTCGGCCTTTAGTGTATTTTTCGATTGTTTTTAATTGTATCTAGG
Protein-coding sequences here:
- a CDS encoding M20 family metallopeptidase; this encodes MVDATTKILNYLQDGEQEILQDLKEFVKKESPSRDKALVDECGLYLQELFQKHLGVTPEIFEEKEVGNHLKFTIGDGEKQILIIGHFDTVWEKGRLNYRVEGNKAYGPGILDMKGGIVQAIWAVKAIQELGISMDKKIVFLCNSDEEIGSIHSRKYIEEEARKSEVVLVAEAAVAKTGALKTARKGVGIFKLKVWGRAAHSGNHHSDGISAVEELARQTIVLQELTDYEKGSTVNVGVVKGGTGSNVVPEYAEADIDLRISSLEEADRVSSLILGLKPILEGTTIEVTGEVNRPPMERTEQIGELFHTARSIASELGFELDEAAVGGGSDGNFTAALGIPTLDGLGCEGEGLHAENEHVLIDTLSKRAALFANLLLRI
- a CDS encoding YfcC family protein codes for the protein MQSTATKLDNNVKKKSFLRPDAYVLLFYVLIICAIATYIVPSGAFDRVKKDDITMTVPGSYHAVEASPINFVEFFTAIQTGMVKGAPLIFLILFTGGALAVVDKTGAIDTFLRNIIIKCKDRLLLLIIPVCLMFSVLGTTGIIVNSVIAFIPLGVMIARRLKIDAVFGVSLIYLGTYAGWNASIISPQTVGLSQRIAELPLLSGIGFRIVIYLAFLIATIIYLYRYAKKVQKDSAKSVLGLEIFPNSLGESNEEVNNQVRLSSQQKLILAFASLSLVGFIICTLIFKWSENEMAGLFIFIAIGSGLIARMGANEIAKTFMQGCQKLVYGALIVGMARAVVIILEDGQLLDTIVNGLATLLAPLSPMTGAVGMFIGSAALHFLISSGSGEAAMLVPILVPLADLLDITRQVAVQSVLFGEGVVNCINPTSGVLMAILAVSGISYGKWLRFMVPLAGIWTILSVIFLIIGVLMNWGPF
- a CDS encoding sigma-54 interaction domain-containing protein, translated to MKKPGILLVTRSQKVCKTFENNLNMFFGSKIQIYFHHEHHPVDQETMDKVDLVLLSTGGLPENLPKIREGVPTLVARRTIHLPNLEQLMDLAPGTRALFVTNNQEIVRDSIALLQCFGFSHLHFIPYVPGEDTPVPDKADVDLAITLGLPELVPETIKTIIDLENRPIDLTTILDIARLLHLSVEKAHFYTAEFLRDFVQLGRSLAISVNNERRLKQELASILDAVHEGIIGIDEQGRITVFNEDAEKILKLSAKNCIGKTFDEVIPDFNVQEVFRSHTEVLDQVLETRNLHLLITKIPMMLDGQFMGAVVTFQDVTKVQRIEQEIRKKSIHLGLTTKYSFRSIIGVSPSIALAKQTAMKLSKSDFTVLITGENGTGKEVFAQAIHQASLRSDGPFVPVNFAGLTESLAESELFGYEEGAFTGARKGGKMGLFELAHNGTIFLDEIGDAPLSIQASLLRVLQERQVMRIGGNRVIPVNVRVIAATNRNLMDMVRKGTFREDLYYRLNVLPLHIPCLRERREDFFILIDYFLKNKNKELVFNEEARNILLHYNWPGNIRELENFINYLMVIVEDNQVRPEHIPERIANVQAQRITGADESAAAPLIEEVKNIIFVLSHHGSLADYEDILDILWMCSKRQERIGRKMLQSMLPRPLSEAQIRGKLSVLNRWGCITVGIKKQGSQITSLGIQVLQSIKEEQKHLADQA
- the psiE gene encoding phosphate-starvation-inducible protein PsiE, giving the protein MISQGKNVRLTISIPTVLQFILNTALVFLVGILCILLLKEIVYFIQFFILRNEAPIHQLLERILVFFLYFEFIAMIAKYFQENYHFPLRYFLYIGITAMTRLIIVHHDNPLHTLLYACVILVLIISYYIINSTPLRRKKP
- a CDS encoding FIVAR domain-containing protein yields the protein MHRFPFILQRLSLTLLFLALAIPAPVHALTTPVTPVPNNEDMQPEKLTSLNELSFFFAEAEKKGLSKVQAALLLRDFALILGSGGDASTIKALEHRNAGTLAILFDRNSISEELRVFSEDAAHLVVEKLTEDALADRTRPIEAVLMEVFTETLQKTEHQPLANDLKRYGLTPDSVIALLKRLETVLDPEKKWRIILNQKIDRLLQEIRKRQSANKITKVASDRASDIYITFSRPFDFNALRQAWLDKDLLLEVTSRGKSIPVQYLAQESSRVLRIGFAQDQAPEESALITAGIRDLRQNPAFAFSYASFVLKDTKLPALKSTQQTGSGSFLLEFDEPIYTGTRNAGFEFWKMNGHEIYGRLTQAKPETAESRLSGDFRRFAVLELNYEGRSRYLPPGEMNKLEGFGIADYAGQRTGRRLHGVEIIFVSPKLTEPMPEFSMQSPEQFALHFPSETVSLHGWGFPLQNEVIRFERQSGWDENGNPKWTTERVRPIEDIVIEHEGFLTYYLHLKKDWSRILQDEDGAPSYDATGHNRIRITLLGGKAKDLGSGMTNQTDIMHEFTLTADTQPPRIAKIAPAFSAIPGQETLEVTFDEPVQIPGATKYLTPSIKESSVPSPVFEFVSPKSGARIPTSVIGFITAKDDMTYTLTLPDEVTRHPGSWELLVRNLSDDVGNKSDTQTYSITIRESVLRASKRLELPALVWGTAIDNVNADQTPEAEEDVIVLQFNTILSKNAIAREKYWIAGKQLPSTAKILAQPVRFDTDKDGAITGKDGSGTRLTILLPKDTFGVQDSTVIAESVSGVHFNVQVENEEGQKINKWGSLPYSQSGTPDAIPEEVLTRYRKTEASPSDYAWLQEAIQHAEAELSASHAGDMEGEFPTESIKTLRKTIIQAKQTAGKKRAARGEIDKAIHSLYTVQTSFYASQHALPADKWELITQLRIATFEWEEIKKNPYQYPPTLRDAFAEAIAHAETVIANENATEQEIHDAYRKLVDVINEKARYDDPYPH
- a CDS encoding class I SAM-dependent methyltransferase, giving the protein MHQQDDSKEAVKQQFAQHAEKYVASESHAKGGDLVLLAEWLHPHSTWVMLDVATGGGHVAKTLSPYVGHVFATDLTPRMLTRAAEHLRPEHPNIWYVVADAEALPFLDETFDAVTCRIAPHHFPRPEQFVREVARVLKPGGRFLMIDNVAPAGKQLDLFMNKVEKARDESHVRCLSIEEWRGLFTAAGLTERRESLRRKTYDFPVWVARMARDTKQIEAVETLLIDAADEMKQYFAVKIQDGKVISLQVDEWMVLLEK
- a CDS encoding DMT family transporter — translated: MSAKRKMFLANAALLGVAISWGYTFVLTKDLLEEIPPFYFLGTRFLLAALLLLPLVWRSLKRTGWQVWKMGIGCGIALWAAFTLQVIGIDLTTPGKAGVITGTMVVLVPFLYFAWARIPMQPGPVLGSLCAFSGLVLLSWDGGWSGVNLGDVITFGGAIFFAIHMVMVDRSYNRDVTFDALVFVMIQLLIVGIIDTGIAAFIEPFPALGNISPYGWFAYGFDLLFGTLLAYIVQVKAQKHSPPTHVSLLLAFEPVFAFVFSWLLWGEAVSAAIITGVFLILSGIFVTEGFDMLRAKSKSPAPELKRSS